A genomic region of Penaeus vannamei isolate JL-2024 chromosome 42, ASM4276789v1, whole genome shotgun sequence contains the following coding sequences:
- the LOC113815652 gene encoding endocuticle structural glycoprotein SgAbd-8 → MSHPAQAGLLLLSVLVSEAAESPYSAPSPILKDDRTQDAYGGYSFDFESGNGIVRQESGKESDGQAKQGGWRYESPEGVPVEISFVAEQGGYKPQGAIIPVAPPLPYQRSGN, encoded by the exons ATGTCCCATCCCGCACAGGCCGGCCTTCTGCTGCTGTCCGTCCTCGTCTCGGAGGCGGCCGAGAGTCCTTACTCCGCGCCCAGCCCCATCCTGAAGGACGACCGGACGCAGGACGCCTACGGTGGCTACTCCTTCGACTTCGAGTCCGGCAACGGCATCGTCCGGCAGGAGTCCGGGAAGGAGAGCGACGGACAGGCGAAGCAGGGAGGCTGGAG ATACGAATCCCCCGAGGGCGTCCCCGTCGAGATCTCCTTCGTGGCCGAACAAGGGGGGTACAAACCCCAGGGGGCGATCATCCCCGTggctccaccccttccctaccagAGATCCGGGAACTAA